The Betta splendens chromosome 7, fBetSpl5.4, whole genome shotgun sequence genome includes a window with the following:
- the zgc:195245 gene encoding protein FAM107B, with protein sequence MEGSTVKKKSGYAPLKKQSSVGHLLSRPSTADSDDALPPRRLNGSSAEAPSYQNLHRELLLSHKRGLLLEEKPELKRVMEQRRLELHKEEEMARRRPSDLETELRKRQQKLQEYEQEEIKRRENQQKVPEFVRVKDNLRRTQTFEQ encoded by the exons ATGGAGGGGTCAACTGTGAAAAAA AAATCAGGATATGCGCCTCTCAAGAAAC AGAGCTCCGTCGGACACCTGCTGTCCCGTCCGTCCACGGCCGACAGCGACGACGCGCTGCCCCCGAGGAGGCTGAACGGCTCCTCGGCGGAGGCGCCGAGCTACCAGAACCTGCACcgggagctgctgctcagccacaAACG gggcctgctgctggaggagaagcccGAGCTGAAGCGAGTGATGGAGCAGCGCCGGCTGGAGCtgcacaaggaggaggagatggccCGGCGGAGGCCCTCGGACCTGGAGACCGAGCTCCGCAAGAGGCAGCAGAAACTGCAGGAG TATGAACAGGAGGAAATCAAGCGGCGGGAGAACCAGCAGAAGGTCCCGGAGTTTGTCCGCGTGAAGGACAACCTGAGGCGAACGCAGACGTTTGAGCAGTGA
- the cfap276 gene encoding cilia- and flagella-associated protein 276 isoform X1 codes for MSGRDPFPSPKYEDGFTLSGFRPQQRKSYNKPTHLAQMEEPWSRLHNAATSASTRRSVMHSSHQVSNDSLDFQLKSVYDHHKDNFWCKNQVLYQKETISEENSCLDQYRKPENSKQEMTQKEEIRVWVDPQRRSIYSIK; via the exons ATGTCGGGCCGGGACCCTTTCCCGTCCCCAAAGTATGAGGACGGCTTCACTCTGAGCGGCTTCAGGCCGCAGCAG AGAAAGAGTTATAATAAACCAACACACCTCGCCCAGATGGAGGAGCCCTGGAGTCGCCTGCACAATGCTGCCACCTCCGCCAGCACCCGGCGCAGTGTCATGCACTCCAGTCACCAG GTCTCAAATGACAGCCTCGACTTCCAGCTAAAGTCAGTTTATGATCACCACAAGGACAACTTCTGGTGTAAGAACCAGGTGTTATACCAGAAGGAGACCATCTCTGAGGAGAACAG TTGTTTGGATCAATACAGAAAACCAGAGAACTCAAAGCAGGAGATGACACAAAAGGAAGAGATCAGAGTGTGGGTTGACCCTCAGAGGCGCTCCATCTACAGCATTAAATGA
- the cfap276 gene encoding cilia- and flagella-associated protein 276 isoform X2, whose amino-acid sequence MSGRDPFPSPKYEDGFTLSGFRPQQRKSYNKPTHLAQMEEPWSRLHNAATSASTRRSVMHSSHQVSNDSLDFQLKSVYDHHKDNFWCKNQVLYQKETISEENRKPENSKQEMTQKEEIRVWVDPQRRSIYSIK is encoded by the exons ATGTCGGGCCGGGACCCTTTCCCGTCCCCAAAGTATGAGGACGGCTTCACTCTGAGCGGCTTCAGGCCGCAGCAG AGAAAGAGTTATAATAAACCAACACACCTCGCCCAGATGGAGGAGCCCTGGAGTCGCCTGCACAATGCTGCCACCTCCGCCAGCACCCGGCGCAGTGTCATGCACTCCAGTCACCAG GTCTCAAATGACAGCCTCGACTTCCAGCTAAAGTCAGTTTATGATCACCACAAGGACAACTTCTGGTGTAAGAACCAGGTGTTATACCAGAAGGAGACCATCTCTGAGGAGAACAG AAAACCAGAGAACTCAAAGCAGGAGATGACACAAAAGGAAGAGATCAGAGTGTGGGTTGACCCTCAGAGGCGCTCCATCTACAGCATTAAATGA
- the smc5 gene encoding structural maintenance of chromosomes protein 5, translated as MAGASKKQRLSHCSTGSNTLSSIFIGSQRDAAGGEGPFVEGSILRITMKNFLTYDYSEVHPGPNLNMIVGANGTGKSSIVCAICLGLAGKTAILGRGDKVGLYVKRGCQKGYIEIELYKGGGNVVINREIHVENNQSLWMMNGRHCNLKTVEEEVKALRIQVSNLCQFLPQEKVGEFAKMSKIELLEATEKSVGPPEMYEYHCELKNFRNKERELENVAKERTGFLEKAKQRNERNKLDVNRYYEMKRHLDVIELLEKKKPWVEYETTRKELEGVKKEREEAKRHLSALRQSQAPMLRKIQQIDNQLKPTEAQIRAKTAAIKEASLKCKQKQDQLDRKTKEIEDIKQTLTLKKTEEEDHQKRISNTRRTIEDLKAELAKVGDQPDVTPQINAVNVELRSIQVKKANIEAEKSDLRREKDNVIAECTALERKLKDMNNMMNAKEEKLRGKHRDTHTALQWLRRNRHMFSGNVFEPMMLVINIKEHQYAKYVETHIPFQDLRAFVFQRKDDMEKFMREVRDNQNLKVNSISAPAESCSKQPPSRNIESLRRFGFFIFLREMFDAPDEVMSVLCQQYKVHDVPVGSDQTKALIKTVIEEPYLKVLYTKDERYTIKRSLYSNKISTSNSAIRASQYLSITVDAEAKQGLEQQMATCQSKLQDIDERMKALQKEAVALDRQDNELLAEKKRLCELKGKKRQLEQKISTKQDSLRQMEQSVIDLKTIEEETKEKIAAVNSQKVTIVGSFMTHMRLRAKLSMEKVHLALETVGLTAEKAKLENDCREGASELTTTDQKCSRLEERKIRLTEQCKALLKKAQSVCRMQPDESLPKTLRDAFSELPDTLDEIDAKLNEERSRAECFTGLSENVVDEYNKREQEIKNLEKELEEQNNALSAYRQNISEAKERWLNPLKQLIEQINVKFSDFFRSMQCAGEVDLHSENEEEYDKYGIRIRVKFHSSTQLHELTAHHQSGGERSVSTMLYLMALQELNRCPFRVVDEINQGMDPINERRVFDIVVRTACKKTTSQYFFITPKLLQNLQYAEEMTVLCVHNGSSMLPPNKWNEKTFMKRRCQRRVRT; from the exons ATGGCCGGGGCCAGCAAGAAGCAGCGCCTAAGTCACTGTAGCACTGGCTCTAATACGTTAAGCAGTATCTTCATAGGCAGTCAGCGCGATGCAGCCGGAGGAGAGGGTCCATTTGTTGAGGGCTCCATACTCCGCATCACCATGAAAAACTTCCT GACCTATGACTACTCTGAAGTGCACCCTGGACCTAATCTGAACATGATTGTTGGAGCCAATGGAACTGGCAAATCCAGTATTGTTTGTGCCATCTGCCTGGGTCTGGCTGGGAAGACCGCCATCCTGGGCCGAGGTGATAAG GTTGGACTTTATGTTAAACGAGGATGTCAAAAAGGATACATTGAGATTGAACT GTACAAGGGTGGTGGTAATGTAGTGATTAACAGAGAGATCCATGTGGAGAACAACCAGTCTCTGTGGATGATGAATGGAAGACACTGTAACCTGAAAACAGTGGAAGAGGAGGTTAAAGCGCTGCGTATTCAAGTCAGCAACCTCTGCCAGTTTCTCcctcag GAAAAAGTGGGTGAGTTTGCTAAAATGTCCAAAATTGAGTTGCTGGAGGCAACAGAGAAATCAGTAGGGCCACCAGAGATGTACGAATATCACTGTGAGCTCAAAAACTTCCGCAATAAAGAACGAGAACTGGAG aatGTTGCAAAAGAGAGGACTGGCTTCCTAGAGAAGGCCAAGCAGAGGAACGAGAGGAACAAACTTGATGTGAATCGTTACTATGAGATGAAAAGGCATCTGGATGTGATTGAGCTGCTTGAGAAGAAGAAACCATGGGTG GAGTATGAGACCACCCGTAAAGAGCTTGAGGGAGTGAAGAAGGAGCGGGAAGAAGCCAAAAGGCATCTCTCTGCCTTGAGGCAATCCCAGGCACCAATGCTGAGGAAGATCCAGCAGATCGACAACCAGCTGAAACCTACTGAGGCACAAATTAGGGCAAAG ACTGCTGCTATCAAAGAAGCCTCTCTGAAGTGCAAGCAGAAACAAGATCAGTTGGATCGAAAAACCAAAGAG ATTGAAGatattaaacaaacactgacactgaagaAGACTGAGGAGGAAGACCACCAGAAACGAATTAGCAACACCAGACGGACCATTGAGGACCTGAAGGCAGAGCTTGCCAAAGTTGGTGACCAACCAGATGTGACACCACAGATCAATGCAGTCAATGTGGAGCTGAGAAGCATCCAAGTAAAGAAAGCCAATATCGAAGCAGAGAAATCTGACCTACGCAGGGAGAAGGACAACGTTATAGCGGAGTGCACAG CGCTGGAGAGAAAGCTCAAAGATATGAACAACATGATGAACGCTAAAGAGGAGAAGCTGCGGGGAAAGCACAGGGACACACATACTGCCCTCCAGTGGCTCAGGCGAAACAGACATATGTTTAGTGGGAATGTGTTTGAGCCCATGATGCTGGTG ATTAACATAAAAGAACATCAATATGCTAAATATGTAGAGACCCACATCCCATTCCAAGACCTGCGTGCATTTGTCTTCCAACGGAAAGATGACATGGAGAAGTTCATGAGGGAG GTTCGTGATAACCAGAACTTAAAGGTGAACTCCATATCTGCTCCAGCGGAATCCTGTTCTAAGCAGCCACCCTCACGAAATATTGAGTCTCTTAG GCGTTTTGGGTTCTTCATCTTCCTGCGTGAGATGTTTGATGCCCCCGATGAAGTGATGAGTGTCCTCTGTCAGCAGTACAAGGTGCATGATGTGCCAGTGGGCAGTGATCAAACCAAAGCTCTGATTAAAACG GTTATTGAGGAGCCCTACCTCAAGGTGTTATACACAAAAGATGAGAGGTACACAATTAAAAGGTCGCTTTACTCCAACAAGATAAGTACTAGCAACTCAGCGATCCGAGCTTCACAGTACCTCTCAATCACTGTGGACGCGGAAGCAAAACAAGGGCTGGAACAGCAGATGGCG ACCTGTCAGTCGAAGTTACAGGACATTGATGAACGGATGAAGGCCCTGCAGAAAGAAGCAGTGGCCTTGGATCGGCAAGACAATGAGCTGCTGGCAGAGAAGAAGCGTTTGTGTGAGCTGAAGGGCAAAAAGAGACAACTAGAGCAGAAAATTAGCACCAAGCAGGACAG TCTGAGACAGATGGAGCAGAGTGTTATTGACTTGAAGACCATTGAAGAGGAGACCAAAGAGAAAATTGCAGCTGTCAATTCCCAGAAAGTGACCATAGTTGGATCATTTATGACACATATGAGG CTGAGAGCCAAGCTGTCTATGGAGAAGGTGCATCTGGCCTTGGAGACAGTGGGACTGACAGCAGAGAAGGCCAAGctggagaacgattgtagagaAGGCGCTTCTGAACTCACGACCACTGAT CAAAAATGCAGCCgtctggaggagagaaagatcCGTCTGACAGAACAGTGCAAAGCCCTGTTAAAGAAAGCTCAGTCAGTCTGTAGGATGCAGCCGGATGAGTCACTACCTAAAACACTGCGTGAT GCCTTCAGCGAGCTGCCTGACACGCTGGATGAGATTGATGCCAAGCTGAATGAGGAGCGGTCCAGAGCTGAGTGCTTCACTGGCCTCAGTGAAAAC GTTGTTGATGAGTACAACaagagagagcaggagatcAAAAATCTGGAGAAAGAGCTGGAAGAGCAGAACAATGCTCTGAGCGCCTACCGACAGAACATATCAGAG GCGAAGGAACGATGGCTAAACCCTCTTAAGCAGCTCATTGAACAGATAAACGTCAAGTTCAGCGATTTCTTCCGCTCCATGCAGTGTGCGGGGGAGGTGGACCTACACTCGGAGAATGAG GAGGAGTATGACAAGTATGGGATACGGATTCGGGTGAAGTTTCACAGCAGCACTCAGCTCCACGAGCTGACGGCCCATCatcagagtggaggagagcgCAGCGTCTCCACGATGCTTTACCTCATGGCCCTGCAGGAGTTGAACCGCTGCCCCTTCAGAGTGGTGGATGAGATCAACCAG GGCATGGATCCAATAAATGAAAGAAGAGTCTTTGACATTGTCGTTCGCACAGCCTGCAAAAAGACGACATCCCAGTACTTTTTCATCACACCAAAA ctgctgcagaatCTTCAGTATGCTGAAGAGATGACCGTCCTGTGTGTCCACAACGGCTCCTCCATGCTGCCGCCCAACAAGTGGAATGAGAAGACCTTCATGAAACGGCGCTGCCAGAGAAGAGTCAGAACGTGA